TGAAGCACCCGCACGCCCTCGGTGATCGCCGCCGTGTCCCAGCGGGAACGGTCCTGTTCGGCCAGCGGGACCAGGTCCCCGTCCGGTGTGGTCCGCGCGGCGCGGCGTGCGTGGTGGAGCAGCATCAGCGCGAGCAGCCCCGCCACCTCGGGGTGGTCGATCGCCGCCGCGAGCCGGCGGGTGAGCCGGATGGCCTCGGCGGCGAGGTCGACGTCGCCCGAGTACCCCTCGTTGAAGACCAGATAGAGCACGCGCAGCACGGTGGCGACATCGCCCGGCCGGTCGAACCGTACGCCGGAGACCGTGCGCTTGGCCCGGCTGACCCGCTGCGCCATGGTCGCCTCGGGTACCAGATACGCCCGCGCGATCTGACGTGTCGTCAGCCCGCCGACGGCGCGCAGCGTGAGCGCGACGGCCGACGACGGGGTCAGGGACGGGTGGGCGCACAGGAAGTAGAGCTGGAGCGTGTCGTCCGCGGCGGGCGCGGGGCCCGGCGGCGGCTCCTCGTCGGCGAGGCCCTCGCGCCGCCGCCGGGCGGTGTCCGACCGGGTCGCGTCGAGGAAGCGCCGCCAGGCCACCGTCACCAGCCAGCCCTTCGGGTCCCTCGGCGTCCCGGCCGGCCACACCCGCACGGCCTCCACCAGCGCGTCCTGTACGGCGTCCTCGGCCGCCGCGAAGTCGGCTCCCCGGCGGACGAGGACAGCGAGGACGCCCGGCGTGAGGCTGCGGAGCAGCTCCTCGTCCCACGCCGGGTCGGTGGCCGACGCCGGGCGCGTGGCCCGGTCGGTGGCCGGGGGGTGCGTGGCCGACTCGTACGCCGGGTTCGGTGCCTGGTCGGACGGTGGCTCCGGCGGCGGGTCCCGTCGTGGCTCCGGCGGCGGATTCATCGCGTGCGTCACTCCGTGATGGTGGGCGACACGCCGTAGAACGGGCGCAGTTCGAGCCACTCGTGGATCGGCTTTCCGCCCGCGCCCGGGGCCGCCGACAGCTCCCCCGCCAGCTCGACGGCCCGCTCCCGGGTGTCGACGTCGATCACCATCCAGCCCGCGATGAGGTCCTTGGTCTCGGCGAACGGGCCGTCGGTCACCGGTGGGCGGCCCTCGCCGTCGTACCGGACGAACATCCCCTCCGGCGAGAGCGCCTGGCCGTCGACGAACTCGCCGGTCTCCCGCAGCCGGTCGGCGAAGTCGTCCATGTAGCGCAGGTGGTCCGAGATCTCCTCCGGCGTCCAGCGGTCCATGGGGACGTCGTTGACGGCGGCCGGGGCGCCTCGGTAGTGCTTGAGCAGCAGGTACTTGGCCATGATGTGTGTCTCCTCGGTGAGGTGCGGCCCATTGTGGTCGCGTTCCGGTCGCGTGCTGGTCGCGTTCACTACGGGGACGGAACCGGCTCCGCGTTCTCGACATCGCCGCGACAAGTTTTTCTCGCGGGTTCTCGCGGGTTCTCGCGGGTTCTCCGCATGCCTGCGGGGGTTCTGTGGTCGGCTACAGGCGGATCACGACGAGAGCGATGTCGTCGCCGGCGCCGGCGGTCAGGTGGAGACGTTGCAGGACCCGGTCGGCCACTTCCTCCGGGGGGAGATCCACGCAGGTGGCGAGCGCATTCGTGAGGCGGCCGAGCCCGGCGTCGATGTCCTCGCCCCGGCGCTCGATCAGGCCGTCGGTGTAGAGGACGAGGGTGTCGCCCGGGGCGTAGCTGGTGCCTGCCTGGGGGCGGACCACGTGTTCGGGCCGGGCGCCGAGGGGCGGGTCGGTGGCCTGGTCGAGGAGTTCGCAGGTGCTGTCGTGGTGCAGCAGGACCGGCGGCGGGTGCCCGGCGCTGCTGTACGTGACGAGGCGGCTGCGGGTGTCCACCAGCGCGGTGACGGCGGTGGTGGACAGGGCGCCGTCGAGGGAGCGGGCGTAGAGGCCGAGGATCTCCAGGGCCTGCGCGGGCCCGGGGACGGCGCGGCTGACGGCGGACAGCGCGCTGCGGAGCATGCCCATGACGGTGGCGGCCTCAAGTCCGTGGCCGACGACGTCACCCACGGCGACGGAGAACCGCCCGTCGCTGAGGTCGACGGTGTCGTACCAGTCGCCGCACACGTTGAGCGAGCCGATCGCCGGCAGATAGCGCACGGCGATGTCCGGGTGATGGGCCAGGTCGGGCGAGTGGAGCATCGCCTCCTGGAGGGTGACGGCGACCTGCCGCTCCCGGCCGTGGGCGAGCCGCAGCTCGTCGTTGAGCCGCTGGAGTTCGCGGGCGCGCGCGTACAGCTCGGACTCCATGCCCTCCTCGCGTGCGGTCAGCTCCCCGCCGACGACATGGCGGAAGCGGCGGGAGCGGACGAAGGCGGTGACGTCCTCGGCACGGTGGATGATGCAGGTCACGCCGCCGTCGGAGTCGGTGACCGGGGTGTTCACCGGGGACCACCAGTGTTCGGCGAACCGCTCCGGACGCTCCGGGTCCGGGACGTCGTAACGCTGGAGCGCCATCGTGTCGGGCTCGCCGGTGGCGAGGACGCGGTCGAACGAGGCCGACAGATTCCGTACGCCGTCGGCCTCGGGGTCGCCGGGGTTGTCGGGGAACGCGTCGAAGATGAAGTTGCCCAGCAGGTCGTTCCGGCGCAGGCCGGTGGCCCGCAGATACGCCTCGTTGACGTCGATGATCATGAGCTGTGTGTCGAGCACCAGGTACGGGCTCGGCGAGGCGGCGAACAGATCGCTGTAGTCGATCTCCGGCATGACCGTCGCTCCAGACCCGCCCCGTCGTCCCGCGCGTGACCTCTTGCCCGACTTGTCGCGTTTCTTGTTTCGACGTTTCCAGCGCTTCCAACGCTTCCAACGCTTCCAACGCTTCCAACGTACGAGCATCCGTCCCGCCGTGCGCGCCCGGCGGGCGGGCGCCGGGACGTTCCGCTGGTCAGGTACGGCCTAGGCGAGGGCGCGGAGGCGGCGGGATTCGAGGACGGTGGCGAGTGCGTAGGCCCCGCCGCCCGCGAGTGTGAGGACCCAGAAGAGCGCGGGGGTGCCGAGGAGGAGGGCCGCCGTGGAGATCAGGGCGAGCCAGACGCCGAGGCCGTAGTGGAGCGGATTGCGGCGTACGGCGCCTTCGGCGAGGTAGAGCAGGCCCACGACGAGGCCCGACCCCGTGGGCCAGAGCACGGACTGGAGGCCGGGCATGCCGAGGCTGTTCGTCAGGCCGGTGATGGCGAGGAACAGCGCGGCGAAGCCGACGATCCAGGAGGCGCCGAGCATCTTGCCGACGAGGATGTCCGGCCCGGTGGCGGCGCGCTGGGCGCGGGCGGCGGCGAGGGTCGCACTGACGGTGCCGGCCGCGAGTCCCGCGCCGAGGAGCGCGGTGGGCAGCCAGCCGGGCAGGTCGAGCAGTGGGGTGGCGCCCTGGGAGAGCGCGGAGGCGCCGTGGCCGAGGACGTACGCGAGGCCGAAGCTCGCGTAGGTCGCGCGGTTGTCGACCTCGACGGCCGGGCGATGCGGCGCGACGGCGGGGGCAGGGATGGGGGTGGCGTTCGGGGCGGGGATGGTGAGGGACAGAGACATGGTGGGTCCTCCGGGTTCTGGGGCGTATGTTTACGGGCGTAAAGTCAGGTGTTCTGCCTGGCGGGGCCGGTCGAGATGGGACAGCGCGGCCACGAAGGGCCGTACGCGAGTGGCGGGCAGCGGCGAGATGCGGGAGTTGGCGCGCTGGTGCGCGAGTCCGTGCAGGCCGAGCCAGAGGGCTGACGCGTCGGCCGCCGGATCGGTGCTGGCCGAGCGGCCCGCGTTCACACAGTCGGCGAGCGCCCCGGCCAGGATGTTCAGGGCTTCCGCGCCGCGCGGGGCCCGCCGGTCGGCGCCGCTTCCGCCGCATCCGGGGTGGCCGGGGGGTTCGCCGTACATGGCGCGGTAGCGCTCGGGGCGGGCGGCGGCGTAGTCGAGATAGGCGAGGCAGGCGGCGTACAGACGGTCCTCGGCGCCTTCGGCGGCATCGAGAGCGACGTCGGGGTCGTTGCCCGGGTCGTCGTCGGGGTCTTCTTCGGGGTCTTCTTCGGGCTCGTCGTCGGCCACCGGGGCGACGGCTGCCCGGAGCCGGCCGGTCAGTTCGCCGAACGCCTCGTGGACGAGGGCGCGCATCAGGGCCGGGAGGTCGGGGAAGTGCGGGTAGATCGAGGGAGCGGTGATCCCGGCCCGGCGGGCCACGGCGCGCAGGGTGACGGCGCGTGCGCCGCCCCGGTCGAGCAGGTCGGTCGCGGCGGCCAGGATGTCGGCGCGCAGCTGGCTGCCTTCTCCCCGGCGGTTGCGGGGGCGGGCGGTCCGGGGCGCGGGCGCCCGGCCGGCGGTCGCGGCGGTAGCGGTAGCAGAGGCCGTGGCGGTAGCCGTGTCCGTGGCGGCGGGCTCCCCGCGTACGGCCGCAGGCACGGACCGGCCCGCCGCCTCACGCACCGCCGCCCGCGTCCATGCCGACGTCCATGCCCGTGCCCGTGCCCGCGCCCGCGCCCGTGCCCGCGTCCTCGTCCGGGACGAGGACGACCTTGCCCGCGACCGTCCGCGACTCCGCCAGCTCCAGCGCCGACGCCGCCTCGGACAGCGGGAACCGCCCGGCGATCTGCGCGGTGAGCACCCCGGCGGAGAGCAGCCCCAGCACCCGCGTCAGGTCCTCGCTCAGCCGGCGGCGGAAGGTCTCCGGGCGGCGGCGGCCCGCCCAGAAGTTGTAGAAGTACGCGCTCCGGCCGTTGGGCAGGGCGTTCCAGGCCAGCAGCCGTGCGAACACCTTCAGCACCGGCAGCTGCGAGTTGCCTTCCTCGTCCTTGGTGGCGGCGGTGCCGTACGAGACGAGAGTTCCGCCGGTCCGGAGCAGCCGCCACGACTCGACCAGCCCGGCGCCGCCGACGTGGTCGAAGACCGCGTCCACGCCGCCCGGCGCGATCTCGGCGATCCTGCGGTACATCTCCGGGTCGCGGTAGTCGACCGGGATCGCGCCCAGCTCCCGCAGCGTGGCGTGGTGGCGGGGCGCGGCGGTGCCGATGACCGTGATCCCGGCGTGCCGGGCGAGCTGGACGAGGGTGGAGCCGACACCACCGTTGGCGCCCAGCACCACGACGGTCCCGCCCGAGCGGACCTTGGCCTTGCGGTGGAGCATCTGCCAGGCCGTGATGCCGTTGACGAGTACGGTCTCCGCCGCTGCCGCGTCCACGTCGTCGGGCACGGCCACCAGGTCGGCCGCGTCGAGCAGCAGATGTCCGGCCCAGGCGCCGGTCTTGGTGACGGCGGCGAAGCGGCGGCCGGTCAGCGCGGGGTCCACGCCGGGGCCGGCGGCCGTCACCGTACCGACCACGTCGTAGCCGGGTACGAAGGGGAAGGCCGGCTGGTCGTAGTACTTGCCCCGGCGCATCTGCTGCTCGGCGAACGAGACGCCCGTCGCGTCCATCCGCAGCACGACCTGGCCCTCGGCGGGCGCCGGCAGCTCACGGGTGTGGACGACGAGGCCGCGCGGCTCGACCTTGCCCGGAAGGACGATCTCGGTGGTGAGGGTGGTGACGGCGCTGGTCATGACGGTCTCCTTGGGGCTGCGCTCGTTTGCTTACGTTCGTAAGGCTACAGCCGTTCAGTCAGGCCGCACAAGCGGAACCGCCGACGGGTCCAAAGTAAACTTCGCGGCGTAAGGTGACAGGTGTGAAGAACACCGGTGGGAAGAACGGCAGTGTGAATATCAGCGGCACGGGGCACAGCGACGCGGGGGACGGCGGCACGGGCCACGACGGCGCGGAGAACAGCGGCGCGGAGAATAGCGGCAGCGGCAGCGGCAGCGGCACGCCGACCCGGGGCAGCCGCGCGGCGGACACACCCGCACCCGCGCCGAAACCGGCCCGCGCCCGCAACCGCCGGGGCGAGGGTGGCCGTCTGCGCGAGGAGATCGTCGACGCGGCGGCGGAACTGCTCGACGAGGCGGGCGACGAGCGCGCCATCACCCTGCGCTCGGTCGCCCGGCGGGTCGGCATCGCCGCCCCCTCGATCTACCCGCACTTCCCCGACCAGCCGGCCATCATGCTGGCCGTCGTCCGGCGGGAGTTCGTGGAGCTGGAGCGCGGTCTGCGCGCCGGCGTGGAGGCGGCCGGTGACGATCCCCGGCAGCGCCTGTACGCGGGCTGCACCACGTATCTCGACTTCGCCCGGCTCCATCCGGAGCGCTACCGGACCATGTTCGGCGGGCTCTGGGTGCCGACCCTGGGCGAGAGTTCAGTGACGGAGGAGGAGCTGACCTCGCTCGGTGCGGCGAGCCTGGGGATCCTGAGCGACCTGCTCGCCGCCTGTGTCGCGGCGGGGCAGGCCACCAGCACCGATGTCGCGGGCGACGCCGTCGCGCTGTGGCTGGGGCTGCACGGCCTGGCGCATCAGCGGGCCGTGACCGCCGCGTTCCCCTGGCCGCCGGACATCGCCGACCGCATCATCAGGGCGCTCGCCCATCTGAAGGACTGACGGGCGACGGCCCTGGGGCCGGCCCCGGCCGTCGGCCCGCCCCGCCTCGCCCGGTGTCCGCACACGTACGCCCCGGAGCGCGGCGCGACGCGAGACCACGCGAGGCGAGGTCAGGCAGCACGATGTCGGGCAACGCGACGCGTGACGACGCGATGCGATGCGCGCTCCGGGGCGTACGAGTGATCCGTCCTGGTGTCAGCCCACGATCGTGGTGCTGAGCGGGGCGGTTCCCGCCGTACGGGCGAACCCGCCGGCGAAGTAGCGCTCGACCGCGGACTTCTCGGACGCGTTCGGGTACGCGTTCGTGCACGAGGTCCCCGCCGTGGAACCGGACATCAGGCTGGTGCAGGGGCCGGGCTTGATGTCCGGCAGGCCCAGGATGTGGCCCAGTTCGTGGGACGAGATGCGGGTGGTGTTGTGCCCCTCGGTCACCGCGAGGCGCCCGATCCAGACCGTGCCGTTGCCGAGCGAGGTGGTCTGGGCGCGGGGCCAGCCGTTGTCCGCCAGGACGCGGATGTTGGCGCGCTGGCCGGACGCGACCGGGCGCAGCTCGACGTTGGCGACGCTCTCGTTCCATATCGCCGCGCCCCGGTCGACGGCGGACCGGAACTCGGCCGCGCCGCTGGCGTCGTACGTGACCACGCGCGCCGCCGCGGCCCGGTCGGCGGCCGGAGCCTGGGACGGGGCCGGCGCGGCCGTGGCCTGGCCGCCCATCAGGGAGAACGTCACAGCGAGGGCGGCGACGAGCCCGCCGGTCACCTTACGAATGTGCATGGTGGACCTCCTTGCGAAGAGAAAGACGTGGACATGACACGAAGTTCCCCTGCTCACTGCCCAACCCGGACGGACACCAATCCGTCAATCCGGCCACCACAAAAGGCAGTTCGTTCCCCGTAGGCCGCGCCGTACGCCACTCCGTACGCCGCTCCGTACGTGCCCCCGTGCGTCAGCCCGTCCGTCAGTCCTCGCGTGGCGCCGAGGACTCCTGGGTCCCCGAAGCGGCGGCGGCGGCCGAGTTCGGGGAGAAGTAGCGGTTCGCGGCCGGCAGGAACATCAGCACGACCGCGACAGCCACCAGCAGAAGAGGGCTCGCGGCGTCGATCAGCTCGCGGAGGACGCCGCCCGCCGACCCCGATCCGCCGCTGTTCATGCTCATGATGTCGGCGACGGAGACCAGCAGCAGGGCGCTCGTGATCGTCAGCACGATCCGCGCCCACTTGTGCCCCCGGCGCATCTGGAACACGAAGAACAGGAACAGCCCGCTGGTGACCACCGTGAAACCGGCGGACAGGGCCATCTGCCGTGTCGCGCCGTCCGCGCCCATCTCCTGGCGCATGTCGTCCCATCCCGTCGGGGCGATGACGAACGTACCGAGCACCCACATCACCAGGTCCGCCACGATCGCCACCAGGAAGACCACGAAGGCCGCCTCGACTTCCCTGGGACGCCCGACCCGATTCGCCGCCACGCTCATGGTCCGTGTCCGCCTCTGCTGCTCGTCCGGTGGAGGGTTGCGCGCCAGGAGAGACGGCGGACACCTCCCGACGGTTGCCCCTGTTCCCGCCCGTGACGGAGCGTGAGAAGACGCGGGGACGACGGGCGCGGACGCGGGACGACGTGCGGAGACGTACGGAGACGTGGGCCACATCCGTCCGAAGCGGAATGAGCGGAGGACAGGCGAGCGTTGGCGACCGACAGACACGCCCTCGCGAGGAAACCGACGCACCCGACGCACCTGCCCGACCCACCGCCCCCACCGCCCCCGAGGAACAGGACACGCCGTGACAGACGCGCTCACCCCCCGCCCGCAAGCGGCGGACACCCTCGCCCGGCCCTTCTCGGTCCGTGGGCTCACCACACGCAACCGGATCGCCATGGCACCCATGACCCGGAAGTTCTCGCCGAACGGCGTACCGGGCCAGGACGTGGCGGACTACTACACCCGGCGCGCCGACAGCGACGTGGGACTGATCATCACCGAGGGCACCTACGTCGGCCACGAGTCCGCCGGTACGAGCGACCAGGTTCCGAGGTTCCACGGCGCGGACGCGCTCGCCGGGTGGGCGAACGTCGTGGACTCCGTACACCGGGCGGGCGGCGTGATCATCCCGCAGCTCTGGCATGTGGGCGTCACACGCGAGGAGGGCGCGCCGCCGGTCCTGGAGGCGGAGCCGGTCGGCCCCTCCGGCGTGTCGCTGTCGGGCGAGCCCAAAGGCCGCGCCATGACGGCCAAGGATCTGGACGATGTCATCGGCGCGTTCGCGGACGGGGCCGCCGCCGCCGAACGGCTGGGCTTCGACGGGGTCGAACTGCACGGCGCGCACGGCTACTTGATCGACCAGTTCCTGTGGGCCGGGAGCAACCGCCGTACCGACGCGTACGGCGGTGACCTCGTCTCGCGGACCCGTTTCGCGGCCGAGATCGTGGCCGCCGTGCGCGCGGTCGTGTCGGACTCCTTCCCGCTCTTCCTGCGGCTGTCGCAGTGGAAGATGGGCAGTTACGACGCGAAGCTCGCCCGGACGCCCGCCGAACTCGACGCCCTGCTGACGCCGCTGGCCGAGGCCGGGGTCGACGTCTTCCACGCGTCGACGCGCCGCTACTGGCTGCCGGAGTTCGAGGACTCCGACCTGAACTTCGCCGGGTGGGTCAAGAAACTCAGCAGCCGGCCGACGCTCACCGTCGGCTCGGTCGGCCTGGACGGCGAGTTCCTCGGCGCCTTCCAGGGCAACGACTCCGCCGTCACGCCCATCGACCGGTTGCTGGAGCGGATGGAGCGCGACGAGTTCGACATGGTGGCCGTCGGCCGGGCGCTGATCGCCGACCCCGAGTGGGCGGCGAAGGTCCTGGGCGGACGCGGCGGGGACGTGACACCCTTCCGCGCGGAGATGCTGAAGACCCTGCGCTGACGCCCCGCGTACGCGCGTCCGTCCACCCGCACCCGCACCCGCGATCCCGGAGCCTGGGCCACCGGGATCGCGGAACGGGCTGTCGGAATGCGCCGGCGGGGCGCGGTGTTCTGACCTCCATGAGCCCCGAGGCAGGCGACGGACACGGGTCCGCACGCGCGCGGCTGATCGCCGAGCGTGCCGACACGCAGGCCCGGATCGCCGCGCTGGAGCGGGATTTCGACGCGATTGTGCAGGCCAACGCCCTGGTGGCGGTGGACGACGAGCACGACCCCGACGGGTCGAGCACCGCCTTCGAACGCGCCCACGTCGCCTCCCTGCTGGCACAGGCGCGCGAGCAGGTGACCGGCCTGGACCAGGCACTGGAACGGCTGGACCGAAACGACTACGGGCGCTGCGAGGTGTGCGGCGAGCCGATCCCCGCCGAGCGGCTGGAGGTACGGCCGGCGGCCCGTACGTGCGTACGCTGCGCCGGGTCCCCGCCGCGCTCCGCAAAGGGAGGCGGGGGTGGGGGCCGTACAACCTGACTGGACGGGGGCCGTACGGCCTGACCGAGGCCGTACGCGGCAACCGGCACCGCCCACCCCCTCGCCGCCGCCCCCGCTTCGCTCCCTCGACGCCCCTCGACGCCCGTCGCCGCCCGGTCCAAGGAACCGCCCTCGTTGGAGTGACGTTTCGCCCCGCCCGCGCACCCGTCGAGTAGACCTTCGTTGGTCCTGTCCGGCACTCGACATCCCGGCGGAGAAACATCGTGTCTCGTCTGGCCCACTGGTGTTTCCTGCACCGCCGCCTCGTGGTGGCCCTCTGGCTCGTACTCCTCGTCGCCACCGTCGCGGCCGACCGGTCACTCGGCAGCAAGTACAACGAGAGCGCCAGCCTGCCGGGCACCGACGCACAGGCCGCCGTGACCCTCCTCACCGACAACTTCCCCGCCGCGTCCGGCGAGAGCGACCAGATCGTCATCGAGGCCACCGGCGGCGCCACCGTACGGTCCGACTCGGTACGGACACCGGTCACGGACGCCCTCACCAAGGTCGCCGCCCTCCCCGGCATCGCCTCGGTCGTCAGCCCCTACAGCCCGCGCGGCGCGGCGCAGATCAGCAAGGACGGCACGATCGCCTTCGCCGACGTGAGCTGGAAGATGAAGGCCGCCGACGTCACGAAGTCCGACGCCCGCAAGCTGATCGACGCCGCCGAGACCGCCGAGGGGCCGAACGTCCGTATCTCGCTCGGCGGTCAGTCCATCAGCAACGAGGAGAACGCCGGCCCCGGCCTGTCCGTCGCCGTGGGCGCCGTCGCCGCGCTGGTCATTCTGCTGATCGTCTTCGGCGGCGCGCTTCTCGCCTCGCTGATGCCGCTGGTGACGGCGGCCGTCGCGCTGCTCATCGGCACGTCCGTCATCAGCCTGCTGTCGCACGTCATGGACACCCCGAGCGTCTCCAGCGACCTCGCCGTCCTCATCGGGCTCGGCGTCGGCATCGACTACGGCCTGTTCATCATCAGCCGCCACCGCAGCGCCGTGAAGTCCGGCCTGCCGTACGGAAAGGCGACGGAGCAGGCGGTCAACACGTCCGGCCGGACGGTGCTGTTCGCGGGGATCACCGTATGCATCGCGCTGCTCGGGCAGTTCGCGCTGGGCATCGACTTCCTGTACGGCCTGTCGGCGGCGTCCGCGCTCACCGTGGCCCTGACCATGGCCAGTTCGCTGACCTTCCTGCCCGCCATGCTCGGCTTCCTCGGCCCGAAGACCCTCTCCCGCCGCGAGCGCCGCGCCCACAAGGAGAAGGGGCCCGTCGCCGACGACGCGCACGGGTTCTGGCTGCGCTGGGCGTCCTTGGTGGAACGGCGCCGGGTCCCGGTCGCCCTGGGCGCGCTCGTCCTGGTGGTCGTGGTGGCGCTCCCGCTGTTCTGGCTGCGGCTCGGTTCCTCCGGGGCCGCGAACGACCCGATCGGCTCCCACACCCAGCGGGCGTACACCACCCTGGCCAAGGGGTTCGGCCCCGGCTACAACGGGCCTTTCCAGCTGGTCAGCGAGATCAACTCACCTAACGACACACAGGCGTTCGCCGCGTTCCTCGCCGCCGCCGCCAAGACACCCGGGGTGGTTTCGGTGACCCCGCCGACCACCTCGCCCAACGGCAAGGTCGCGCTCGCCATCCTCTACCCGAGCACCGGTCCGGGCTCCGCGCGGACCGTCACCCTCGTGGGCACCATCCGCGATCTGGCGCCGAAGGCGGAGGGGCCCGGCCATCCCCCGGTCCATGTCGGCGGGGAGACACCCACCAACATCGACTTCTCGCGGGTGCTGAGCGAGAAGCTGCCGCTGTTCATCGCCGTCGTCGTCATCCTGGCGTTCCTGCTGCTGATGGCGGTGTTCCGGAGTCTGCTGATTCCGCTGGTGGCGGCCGTGATGAACCTGCTGTCCGTCGGCGCCGCGCTCGGCGCGCTCTGCGCCGTCTTCACCTGGGGCTGGGGCCTCTCGGTGCTTCATGTGCCGGTCGCGGGGCCGGTCGACGCGTTCATCCCCGTGCTGCTGTTCTCGGTGCTGTTCGGGCTCTCGATGGACTACGAGGTGTATCTGGTCAGCCGTATGCAGGAGGAGTGGCGCCACCGGCGCGGCGCCCCGGCACACGACATCCCGACACACGACGCCGACCGGGCCGGCCAGGCACACCGGGCCGGCGAACCGCCCTCGGACCGCGTACGTGGCGACCACCCGCCCGCCGACCCGGTCCGCTCCAATCACCCGCCCGCCGATCCGGTCCGCTCCAACCACCTGGCGGTGACGCACGGTCAGGCGAAGACCGGGCGGGTCATCGCGGCGGCGGCCGGGATCATGATCCTGGTGTTCGGGTCGTTCCTGATCGGCGACGACCACGTACTCCAGGAGTTCGGATTCGGCCTGGCCTTCGCCGTACTCGTGGACGCCCTGATCATCCGGGGCCTGCTCGTCCCGGCCCTGATGCATCTGATCGGTCCGGCCAACTGGTTCATGCCCGCGTGGCTGCGCCGGATCGTGCCCAACCTGTCCGTGGAGGCGGCGAGAACGGGCGGCCACTGAGGGGGCGGGGCCCGCCGCTCGTCGCGATACGGGCCCCGCCCCCACCAGTTCCTTCTAGCCTTCTTCCGCCTCTTCGCCCGCCTCGTCCTCGTCGCCCTCGAAGAAGTCGCCCACCTCGTCCACGACTTCGGCCATGACGACCCCGCCCGCGGCACCCGCGGCCAGCCCGGCCGCGCCCGCGCCCATGCCGGAGCCGTGCCCCGAGCCGTGACCGCTGTGACCGTGACCGCCGCTGTGGCCGTGCCCCTCGTACCGCGCGGCGAGCTGGTCGATCCAGCCCGTGACCACCGCGTTCCAGTCCATGCCCGCGACGTACTCGTGCCCGACCTCGTGCCGGTCCAGCGCGTCGTCCACGCCCGCGCCGCCGTGCCCGTCGCCCTCCAGGACGACCTCCGTGCCGTCCGCGCGCGCCAGGAACGTCAGCTCGATCTCGTTGAGCAGATGCGCGTACCTGGGCGCCGGGATCAGCTCGATCTCCTGGTAGAACGGCAACCGCTGCCCGCTCCCGTTGATACGCCCCAGCTCCAGGTCCGCCGACCGGAACCCGAAGCCGAGCTGCCCGAGCGCCTCCAGTACGGCCTCCTGCACCGGCAGCGGCCGTACGGCGAACGCGTCGAAGTCGCCCTTGTCCCTGGCCCCGGCGACCTCAAGTTCCGTACGTACGCCCAGAAGCACGCCGAGCGGCTCACCGTGCAGCTCGGAAACGGGCGTCTCCCACGGCACCGGCACCGCGAACGGCACCCGGTACGGCTCCTCCACCCC
Above is a window of Streptomyces sp. NBC_01498 DNA encoding:
- a CDS encoding NADH:flavin oxidoreductase; this translates as MTDALTPRPQAADTLARPFSVRGLTTRNRIAMAPMTRKFSPNGVPGQDVADYYTRRADSDVGLIITEGTYVGHESAGTSDQVPRFHGADALAGWANVVDSVHRAGGVIIPQLWHVGVTREEGAPPVLEAEPVGPSGVSLSGEPKGRAMTAKDLDDVIGAFADGAAAAERLGFDGVELHGAHGYLIDQFLWAGSNRRTDAYGGDLVSRTRFAAEIVAAVRAVVSDSFPLFLRLSQWKMGSYDAKLARTPAELDALLTPLAEAGVDVFHASTRRYWLPEFEDSDLNFAGWVKKLSSRPTLTVGSVGLDGEFLGAFQGNDSAVTPIDRLLERMERDEFDMVAVGRALIADPEWAAKVLGGRGGDVTPFRAEMLKTLR
- a CDS encoding TraR/DksA family transcriptional regulator; its protein translation is MSPEAGDGHGSARARLIAERADTQARIAALERDFDAIVQANALVAVDDEHDPDGSSTAFERAHVASLLAQAREQVTGLDQALERLDRNDYGRCEVCGEPIPAERLEVRPAARTCVRCAGSPPRSAKGGGGGGRTT
- a CDS encoding MMPL family transporter, with translation MSRLAHWCFLHRRLVVALWLVLLVATVAADRSLGSKYNESASLPGTDAQAAVTLLTDNFPAASGESDQIVIEATGGATVRSDSVRTPVTDALTKVAALPGIASVVSPYSPRGAAQISKDGTIAFADVSWKMKAADVTKSDARKLIDAAETAEGPNVRISLGGQSISNEENAGPGLSVAVGAVAALVILLIVFGGALLASLMPLVTAAVALLIGTSVISLLSHVMDTPSVSSDLAVLIGLGVGIDYGLFIISRHRSAVKSGLPYGKATEQAVNTSGRTVLFAGITVCIALLGQFALGIDFLYGLSAASALTVALTMASSLTFLPAMLGFLGPKTLSRRERRAHKEKGPVADDAHGFWLRWASLVERRRVPVALGALVLVVVVALPLFWLRLGSSGAANDPIGSHTQRAYTTLAKGFGPGYNGPFQLVSEINSPNDTQAFAAFLAAAAKTPGVVSVTPPTTSPNGKVALAILYPSTGPGSARTVTLVGTIRDLAPKAEGPGHPPVHVGGETPTNIDFSRVLSEKLPLFIAVVVILAFLLLMAVFRSLLIPLVAAVMNLLSVGAALGALCAVFTWGWGLSVLHVPVAGPVDAFIPVLLFSVLFGLSMDYEVYLVSRMQEEWRHRRGAPAHDIPTHDADRAGQAHRAGEPPSDRVRGDHPPADPVRSNHPPADPVRSNHLAVTHGQAKTGRVIAAAAGIMILVFGSFLIGDDHVLQEFGFGLAFAVLVDALIIRGLLVPALMHLIGPANWFMPAWLRRIVPNLSVEAARTGGH
- a CDS encoding sporulation protein, producing the protein MVFKRLLGSLGVGGPTVETLLEEGAVLPGGTLRGAVRLTGGSVAYDIDRVTLELVARVEAEHDEGEHEGYAGFERYEIGGGFRLGVEEPYRVPFAVPVPWETPVSELHGEPLGVLLGVRTELEVAGARDKGDFDAFAVRPLPVQEAVLEALGQLGFGFRSADLELGRINGSGQRLPFYQEIELIPAPRYAHLLNEIELTFLARADGTEVVLEGDGHGGAGVDDALDRHEVGHEYVAGMDWNAVVTGWIDQLAARYEGHGHSGGHGHSGHGSGHGSGMGAGAAGLAAGAAGGVVMAEVVDEVGDFFEGDEDEAGEEAEEG